One part of the Quercus lobata isolate SW786 chromosome 7, ValleyOak3.0 Primary Assembly, whole genome shotgun sequence genome encodes these proteins:
- the LOC115953208 gene encoding neurofilament medium polypeptide-like, protein MGEKEDRRFTKPNLKLVNKASLDRGFIVPEGIPIPWDTSRTELLFVAAVSTGASSSQPILREEEVEEQEEEEEEEEEVVELSDSSEDFGVFDQPIRSEEDLDEMGIQRKPQRSLMELIENQPGGKNAPGKSTQSQIPSLPTKSPPPAPRPPSHQPQQPVRVDAVELKRRREQKGKDVVDVGKSRPNREEDAQRVAKQQKTSHLPQQGQESQLDDEKKKQATAVQTLTQSEQDLVDARKKLLAEEQARKSADSALEGYQSRPRKPKKHSAWEQVAVLKKHLEET, encoded by the exons ATGGGGGAAAAAGAGG atagacgaTTCACGAAACCCAACCTAAAGTTAGTCAACAAAGCAAGCTTGGATAGG GGGTTCATCGTTCCAGAAGGTATCCCAATTCCCTGGGATACATCCCGCACTGAGCTCCTTTTTGTGGCTGCCGTCTCAACAGGAGCCTCTTCATCCCAGCCTATCCTCAGAGAAGAGGAAGTAGAAGAGcaggaggaagaggaagaagaagaggaagaagttgTAGAACTCTCAGACTCCTCGGaagattttggggtttttgatcaACCTATACGCTCCGAGGAAGATCTTGACGAAATGGGAATACAGAGGAAGCCCCAAAGAAGTTTAATGGAGTTGATCGAGAATCAGCCTGGGGGGAAGAATGCACCGGGGAAATCAACGCAATCCCAGATTCCTTCTCTTCCCACCAAGTCTCCACCTCCTGCTCCTCGTCCACCTTCTCATCAACCTCAACAGCCAGTTAGAGTTGATGCGGTCGAATTGAAAAGGCGCAGGGAACAGAAAGGGAAGGACGTGGTGGATGTTGGCAAGTCCCGTCCGAACCGCGAGGAAGATGCCCAAAGAGTTGCAAAGCAGCAGAAGACTAGCCATCTTCCTCAACAAGGCCAGGAGAG TCAGCTAGATgatgaaaagaagaaacaggCAACGGCTGTACAGACTTTGACACAATCCGAGCAGGACTTGGTTGATGCGAGAAAAAAGTTACTTGCTGAGGAAcaagctcgcaagagtgctgaCTCGGCCTTGGAAGGCTATCAAAGCAGGCCGAGGAAACCTAAGAAGCACTCGGCCTGGGAGCAAGTTGCTGTCCTTAAGAAGCACTTGGAGGAAACCTAA